A single Primulina eburnea isolate SZY01 chromosome 11, ASM2296580v1, whole genome shotgun sequence DNA region contains:
- the LOC140804616 gene encoding sugar carrier protein C-like isoform X1, which produces MAGGFGPGPGNGKEYPGNLTLYVIVTCVTAAMGGLIFGYDIGISGGVTTMNSFLEKFFPDVYRKQQVSDSTNQYCKFNSEKLTMFTSSLYLAALCSSLVASFVTRKLGRKLSMLLGGVLFCIGALINGFAQAVWMLIVGRLFLGFGIGFANQSVPLYLSEMAPYKFRGALNIGFQLSITIGILAAQVLNYGFAKINGGLGWRLSLGGAVVPALIVTIGSLILPETPNSMIECGKKDKARAKLQQIRGYVNIDEEFNDLVAASEASRTVEHPWRNLLQRKYRPHLTMAIAIPFFQQLTGINVIMFYAPVLFKTIGFGSDASLMSAVITGGVNVLATVVSIYGVDKWGRRFLFIEGGIQMLICQIVVAICIGVKFGVHGEPGDLPKWYAIVVVLFICIYVTGFAWSWGPLGWLVPSEIFPLEIRSAAQSINVSVNMLFTFAVAQVFLTMLCHLKFGLFLFFGFFVLVMTIFIYFFLPETKNIPIEEMVIVWKEHWFWSRFMSGADHPA; this is translated from the exons ATGGCAGGTGGTTTTGGCCCCGGTCCCGGTAACGGCAAGGAATATCCCGGCAACCTTACCCTGTACGTCATCGTGACCTGCGTTACTGCAGCCATGGGTGGCCTTATTTTCGGTTATGATATCGGGATTTCAG GTGGAGTCACCACCATGAACTCATTCTTGGAGAAGTTTTTCCCGGATGTGTACCGGAAGCAGCAAGTCAGCGACTCGACGAACCAGTACTGCAAATTCAACAGCGAGAAACTGACCATGTTCACATCTTCCTTGTACTTGGCTGCACTTTGCTCGTCGCTCGTGGCTTCGTTTGTGACGAGGAAGTTGGGGAGGAAACTGTCGATGCTGCTCGGCGGCGTGCTGTTCTGCATCGGGGCTTTGATCAATGGCTTTGCGCAAGCTGTTTGGATGCTCATTGTGGGGCGTCTTTTTCTTGGTTTCGGTATTGGTTTTGCAAATCAG TCTGTGCCACTCTATTTATCAGAAATGGCTCCATACAAATTCAGAGGTGCACTCAACATAGGATTTCAGTTATCCATTACCATTGGTATCCTAGCAGCCCAAGTTTTGAACTACGGGTTCGCGAAAATTAATGGTGGATTGGGATGGAGGCTCAGTTTGGGTGGCGCTGTTGTCCCGGCTTTGATCGTCACCATCGGATCATTAATCCTCCCGGAAACGCCAAACTCCATGATCGAATGTGGCAAAAAAGACAAGGCTCGGGCTAAACTGCAGCAGATCCGTGGCTATGTCAATATAGACGAAGAATTCAATGATCTGGTTGCAGCCAGCGAAGCATCTCGAACAGTCGAGCACCCCTGGAGGAACCTCCTCCAGAGGAAGTATAGGCCTCATTTGACAATGGCCATTGCTATTCCTTTCTTTCAGCAACTCACGGGGATCAATGTGATCATGTTTTATGCTCCCGTTTTGTTCAAGACTATTGGGTTTGGAAGCGATGCTTCGTTGATGTCGGCTGTGATTACGGGTGGGGTTAATGTTCTTGCAACTGTGGTTTCCATTTATGGTGTGGATAAGTGGGGGAGAAGATTTCTTTTCATTGAAGGGGGCATTCAAATGCTCATATGTCAG ATTGTGGTTGCAATTTGCATAGGTGTTAAGTTTGGAGTCCATGGAGAGCCAGGCGACTTGCCGAAATGGTACGCCATCGTGGTGGTGCtgtttatatgtatatatgttacTGGATTCGCTTGGTCGTGGGGACCTCTTGGATGGCTAGTGCCGAGTGAGATCTTTCCATTGGAAATCCGATCTGCTGCACAGAGTATCAACGTCTCTGTGAACATGCTCTTTACATTCGCAGTGGCTCAAGTTTTCTTGACGATGCTGTGTCACTTGAAATTcgggctgttcttgtttttcGGGTTTTTCGTGCTGGTGATGACTATTTTCATATACTTTTTCTTGCCGGAGACCAAGAATATTCCGATCGAAGAAATGGTGATCGTGTGGAAGGAGCATTGGTTCTGGTCCAGGTTCATGAGTGGGGCGGATCATCCTGCTTAG
- the LOC140804616 gene encoding sugar carrier protein C-like isoform X2: protein MAGGFGPGPGNGKEYPGNLTLYVIVTCVTAAMGGLIFGYDIGISGGVTTMNSFLEKFFPDVYRKQQVSDSTNQYCKFNSEKLTMFTSSLYLAALCSSLVASFVTRKLGRKLSMLLGGVLFCIGALINGFAQAVWMLIVGRLFLGFGIGFANQSVPLYLSEMAPYKFRGALNIGFQLSITIGILAAQVLNYGFAKINGGLGWRLSLGGAVVPALIVTIGSLILPETPNSMIECGKKDKARAKLQQIRGYVNIDEEFNDLVAASEASRTVEHPWRNLLQRKYRPHLTMAIAIPFFQQLTGINVIMFYAPVLFKTIGFGSDASLMSAVITGGVNVLATVVSIYGVDKWGRRFLFIEGGIQMLICQIVVAICIGVKFGVHGEPGDLPKWYAIVVVLFICIYVTGFAWSWGPLGWLVPSEIFPLEIRSAAQSINVSVNMLFTFAVAQVFLTMLCHLKFGLFLFFGFFVLVMTIFIYFFLPETKNIPIEEMVIVWKEHWFWSRFMSGADHANGSVEMEKNGNAYHYKV from the exons ATGGCAGGTGGTTTTGGCCCCGGTCCCGGTAACGGCAAGGAATATCCCGGCAACCTTACCCTGTACGTCATCGTGACCTGCGTTACTGCAGCCATGGGTGGCCTTATTTTCGGTTATGATATCGGGATTTCAG GTGGAGTCACCACCATGAACTCATTCTTGGAGAAGTTTTTCCCGGATGTGTACCGGAAGCAGCAAGTCAGCGACTCGACGAACCAGTACTGCAAATTCAACAGCGAGAAACTGACCATGTTCACATCTTCCTTGTACTTGGCTGCACTTTGCTCGTCGCTCGTGGCTTCGTTTGTGACGAGGAAGTTGGGGAGGAAACTGTCGATGCTGCTCGGCGGCGTGCTGTTCTGCATCGGGGCTTTGATCAATGGCTTTGCGCAAGCTGTTTGGATGCTCATTGTGGGGCGTCTTTTTCTTGGTTTCGGTATTGGTTTTGCAAATCAG TCTGTGCCACTCTATTTATCAGAAATGGCTCCATACAAATTCAGAGGTGCACTCAACATAGGATTTCAGTTATCCATTACCATTGGTATCCTAGCAGCCCAAGTTTTGAACTACGGGTTCGCGAAAATTAATGGTGGATTGGGATGGAGGCTCAGTTTGGGTGGCGCTGTTGTCCCGGCTTTGATCGTCACCATCGGATCATTAATCCTCCCGGAAACGCCAAACTCCATGATCGAATGTGGCAAAAAAGACAAGGCTCGGGCTAAACTGCAGCAGATCCGTGGCTATGTCAATATAGACGAAGAATTCAATGATCTGGTTGCAGCCAGCGAAGCATCTCGAACAGTCGAGCACCCCTGGAGGAACCTCCTCCAGAGGAAGTATAGGCCTCATTTGACAATGGCCATTGCTATTCCTTTCTTTCAGCAACTCACGGGGATCAATGTGATCATGTTTTATGCTCCCGTTTTGTTCAAGACTATTGGGTTTGGAAGCGATGCTTCGTTGATGTCGGCTGTGATTACGGGTGGGGTTAATGTTCTTGCAACTGTGGTTTCCATTTATGGTGTGGATAAGTGGGGGAGAAGATTTCTTTTCATTGAAGGGGGCATTCAAATGCTCATATGTCAG ATTGTGGTTGCAATTTGCATAGGTGTTAAGTTTGGAGTCCATGGAGAGCCAGGCGACTTGCCGAAATGGTACGCCATCGTGGTGGTGCtgtttatatgtatatatgttacTGGATTCGCTTGGTCGTGGGGACCTCTTGGATGGCTAGTGCCGAGTGAGATCTTTCCATTGGAAATCCGATCTGCTGCACAGAGTATCAACGTCTCTGTGAACATGCTCTTTACATTCGCAGTGGCTCAAGTTTTCTTGACGATGCTGTGTCACTTGAAATTcgggctgttcttgtttttcGGGTTTTTCGTGCTGGTGATGACTATTTTCATATACTTTTTCTTGCCGGAGACCAAGAATATTCCGATCGAAGAAATGGTGATCGTGTGGAAGGAGCATTGGTTCTGGTCCAGGTTCATGAGTGGGGCGGATCA TGCTAATGGATCCGTTGAAATGGAGAAGAATGGGAATGCATACCATTACAAAGTATAA